In a single window of the Planctomycetia bacterium genome:
- a CDS encoding EamA family transporter encodes MMTDSSGLPAPRLLKVILAFLAIYVIWGSTYLGIKFCLETIDSVFLMPGVRFATAGAILYAWARRGSTAPTLLHWRNATIIGGALLFIANGAVVWAETRVASGLTALLIAVVPMCMVLMNWLRRGGNPPTPMVIAGLILGLIGIGVLTGPDSFAGGKRVDLLGAGGLMLACVVWSAGSLFSKNAARPSSPYLTAAMQMIAGGALHLVTGTVVGEWSRVNFATISPKSIAALIYLIVFGSIVAFTAYMWLMQVSDPARVATYAYVNPVVAVLLGWGFAGESLSARTFIATGIIVTAVAFITRAQVKRSTSDAETVSPNAAESVESNRSESRDIVASAAACASSCD; translated from the coding sequence TTGATGACGGATTCAAGCGGCCTTCCCGCACCGCGCCTACTGAAGGTGATCCTGGCGTTTCTTGCCATTTATGTCATCTGGGGCTCCACCTACCTGGGGATCAAGTTCTGCCTGGAGACGATCGATTCGGTGTTTCTGATGCCGGGCGTTCGGTTCGCGACCGCGGGCGCCATTCTTTACGCGTGGGCGCGAAGGGGCTCGACAGCGCCGACGCTCCTTCACTGGCGGAATGCGACCATCATCGGCGGAGCGCTTCTATTCATCGCGAACGGGGCCGTGGTCTGGGCGGAGACGCGCGTTGCCAGCGGCCTGACGGCACTCCTGATCGCGGTTGTCCCGATGTGCATGGTCCTGATGAATTGGCTTCGCCGAGGCGGCAATCCGCCGACACCGATGGTCATCGCCGGACTGATTCTCGGTCTAATCGGGATCGGTGTGCTGACCGGGCCTGACAGTTTCGCGGGCGGCAAGCGCGTGGACCTTCTGGGCGCCGGGGGCTTGATGCTGGCGTGCGTTGTGTGGAGCGCAGGCTCGCTCTTCTCAAAGAATGCCGCACGGCCGAGCTCGCCTTACCTGACCGCGGCGATGCAGATGATCGCCGGGGGGGCGCTGCATCTGGTGACCGGCACGGTCGTCGGTGAGTGGTCGCGGGTGAACTTTGCGACGATCTCGCCCAAGTCCATTGCCGCGCTGATCTATCTGATCGTGTTCGGCTCGATCGTCGCATTCACGGCGTATATGTGGCTGATGCAGGTCAGCGACCCGGCGCGCGTGGCGACGTACGCTTACGTTAATCCAGTCGTCGCAGTGCTGCTCGGCTGGGGGTTTGCGGGCGAATCGCTGAGCGCGCGAACGTTCATCGCTACGGGGATCATCGTGACCGCTGTTGCATTCATCACGCGAGCGCAAGTTAAGAGGTCAACGAGCGATGCAGAGACGGTAAGTCCGAATGCCGCAGAATCGGTAGAGAGCAATAGATCAGAGTCCCGGGACATCGTCGCCTCCGCTGCGGCGTGCGCCAGTTCATGTGATTGA
- a CDS encoding 4Fe-4S cluster-binding domain-containing protein: MTQIQLPQAGGGIQSPQRVKYVRDIDKIPNIPSREREKLKRVAERYVFRANDYYLGLINWDDPDDPIKQLIIPREEELSDWGKLDASNEAAVTITRGVQHKYPHTVLLLCNEVCGAYCRYCFRKRLFMDENDEVTNDVSEGIRYIASNPNVTNVLLTGGDPLLMSTRRLTEIIEALRAIDHVRIIRIGSKMPAFDPWRLTNDAALQALLRKHSLPRKRIYLMAHFDHPRELTDDAVNGIDCFIKCGVICVNQCPLIKGINDDPMVLADMYRELSWIGCPPYYLFQGRPTAGNEPYEVPIVRGWNIFREALRHGSGLARRARYVMSHETGKVEIMAVDEKHIYLRYLRAKDASNRGKYMVYQRNDDAYWLDQLEPAEGMDAPRFPPESIPSEMDGPE; encoded by the coding sequence ATGACACAAATCCAATTACCGCAAGCCGGCGGCGGCATCCAGTCACCCCAACGGGTGAAGTATGTCCGCGACATCGACAAGATTCCAAACATTCCGTCGCGCGAGCGCGAGAAACTCAAGCGCGTGGCCGAGCGATATGTCTTTCGGGCCAACGATTATTACCTCGGCCTGATCAACTGGGACGATCCGGATGATCCGATCAAGCAGTTGATTATTCCCCGTGAAGAGGAATTGAGCGACTGGGGCAAGCTCGACGCCAGCAACGAGGCCGCCGTCACGATTACGCGGGGCGTACAGCACAAGTACCCGCACACGGTTTTGCTTCTATGTAACGAGGTGTGCGGGGCTTACTGCCGCTACTGTTTTCGCAAGCGGCTGTTCATGGATGAGAACGACGAGGTCACCAACGACGTCTCCGAAGGCATCCGCTACATTGCCTCGAATCCAAATGTCACGAATGTCCTCCTGACCGGCGGCGACCCCCTGCTGATGAGCACGCGCCGGCTGACGGAGATCATCGAGGCACTGCGGGCCATCGATCATGTGCGGATCATCCGTATCGGATCGAAGATGCCCGCGTTCGATCCCTGGCGTCTGACGAATGATGCCGCGCTGCAGGCACTCCTCCGAAAGCACTCCCTGCCAAGAAAGCGCATCTATCTGATGGCGCACTTCGATCACCCGCGTGAATTGACTGATGACGCGGTGAATGGGATCGACTGTTTTATCAAATGCGGCGTCATCTGCGTGAATCAGTGTCCGCTGATCAAAGGGATCAATGACGACCCGATGGTCCTGGCGGATATGTATCGCGAGCTTTCCTGGATCGGCTGCCCGCCCTATTACCTGTTCCAGGGCCGGCCGACGGCAGGCAATGAGCCATACGAAGTGCCGATCGTGCGCGGCTGGAACATCTTCCGCGAGGCGCTTCGACACGGCTCAGGGCTCGCGCGGCGTGCGCGTTATGTGATGTCACACGAGACCGGCAAGGTCGAGATCATGGCCGTGGACGAAAAGCATATATACCTGCGGTATCTGCGGGCCAAGGATGCGAGCAACCGCGGCAAGTACATGGTTTACCAGCGCAACGACGATGCCTATTGGCTTGATCAGCTTGAGCCGGCCGAGGGGATGGATGCGCCGCGATTCCCTCCGGAATCTATTCCGAGTGAAATGGACGGTCCTGAGTGA
- a CDS encoding hemerythrin domain-containing protein, which translates to MKPREVAKWISEEHSHVKEQMFQLRKSLAIPPETGRAAWLPDLRKCFQRLATHLNQHMELEESGGYMQEILQLRPTLTREVERLSHEHVEMRRLIEQIDAALGELGPKDALLIRHAIARIGMFLAYVDQHKTEEEHLVMAVFTNDIGVGD; encoded by the coding sequence ATGAAACCTCGAGAAGTCGCCAAATGGATCAGTGAAGAGCATTCCCATGTTAAAGAACAGATGTTTCAGCTTCGCAAGTCGCTCGCCATCCCGCCTGAGACGGGTCGCGCCGCCTGGCTTCCTGACCTGCGGAAGTGCTTTCAGCGACTGGCGACACATTTGAATCAACACATGGAGCTTGAAGAATCCGGCGGCTATATGCAGGAGATTCTTCAGCTCCGTCCTACGCTGACAAGAGAAGTTGAGCGGCTCTCCCACGAACACGTCGAGATGAGGCGGTTAATTGAGCAAATCGACGCGGCCCTGGGGGAGCTCGGACCGAAGGACGCGCTTTTGATTCGCCATGCCATCGCCCGCATCGGGATGTTTCTCGCCTATGTCGACCAGCATAAGACCGAGGAGGAACACCTCGTGATGGCGGTCTTCACGAACGATATCGGCGTGGGTGACTAG
- a CDS encoding aminotransferase class I/II-fold pyridoxal phosphate-dependent enzyme, which yields MDNGKPVSLNLNVRGMGQSATLAIKDKCRELRRLGRSVYDFGLGQSPFPVPPSVVEALRLAAPEKDYLPVKGLPTLREAVADYHLRKDQIEFHPDDVIVGPGSKELMFILQLVYYGEILLVPPCWVSYWPQARIIGRRISLIHASHAARWRLTAEQLDKSLDIVGDDHRPRLLVLNYPSNPTGQTYSPDELKEIAEVCRNYSIIVLSDEIYGQLHFKGEHVSIGRYYPEGTVVSSGLSKWCGAGGWRLGTFAFPKDLSWLVNAIAAVASETYTSVSAPIQYAAVTAFHCGVDIERYLWHARRLLAEIARRSVAILQDSGIQVFAPAGGFYLWLDFSRVAAELAERGIKDGTTLCDRIVAETGVAILPGAAFGRARSDMSARLAFVDFDGAKALAASETIPLDQPLPDEMIERQCGHLFEGMRRLASWTREDAAVPEPTGSTSREAH from the coding sequence ATGGATAACGGAAAGCCGGTCAGCCTTAATCTGAACGTTCGCGGCATGGGCCAGTCGGCGACCTTAGCCATCAAAGACAAGTGTCGGGAGCTCCGCCGCCTGGGTCGATCGGTCTATGATTTCGGTTTGGGCCAGTCGCCATTTCCCGTGCCGCCGTCCGTGGTTGAGGCCTTGCGGCTCGCCGCGCCCGAGAAAGACTATCTTCCGGTCAAGGGACTGCCCACTCTTCGCGAGGCCGTCGCCGACTATCACCTTCGCAAAGATCAAATTGAGTTTCACCCGGACGACGTCATTGTCGGACCGGGCTCTAAGGAGCTGATGTTCATTCTTCAGCTCGTTTATTACGGCGAGATTCTGCTGGTTCCGCCATGCTGGGTATCGTATTGGCCGCAGGCTCGCATCATCGGTCGGCGCATCAGCCTGATCCACGCGTCGCATGCGGCACGATGGCGGCTGACTGCAGAGCAACTGGACAAATCGCTGGACATCGTCGGTGATGATCATCGGCCTCGCCTGCTCGTTCTCAACTATCCGAGTAATCCGACCGGTCAAACGTACTCGCCCGATGAATTGAAGGAAATCGCCGAGGTCTGTCGGAACTACAGCATCATCGTGCTTTCCGATGAGATTTACGGGCAACTGCACTTCAAGGGAGAGCATGTTTCGATCGGCCGATACTATCCCGAGGGCACGGTCGTTAGTTCGGGCCTCTCCAAGTGGTGTGGGGCGGGCGGCTGGCGGCTCGGGACATTTGCGTTTCCGAAGGACCTTTCCTGGCTGGTGAACGCCATCGCGGCGGTGGCCAGTGAAACTTATACCTCCGTCAGCGCACCCATCCAGTATGCCGCCGTGACGGCTTTTCATTGCGGCGTGGACATTGAGCGCTACCTCTGGCACGCCCGGAGATTGCTCGCAGAGATTGCTCGTCGCAGCGTCGCGATACTTCAGGATTCGGGCATCCAGGTCTTTGCGCCGGCTGGTGGGTTTTACCTTTGGCTGGACTTTTCCCGGGTCGCGGCCGAACTCGCCGAGCGCGGTATCAAGGACGGTACGACGCTCTGCGATCGCATTGTCGCCGAAACCGGCGTTGCCATTCTTCCCGGGGCAGCATTCGGCCGTGCGCGGTCGGACATGTCTGCGCGGCTCGCGTTTGTGGACTTCGATGGCGCCAAGGCCCTGGCGGCATCTGAGACGATTCCGCTGGATCAACCGCTTCCGGATGAGATGATCGAGCGGCAGTGCGGGCATCTCTTTGAGGGCATGCGCCGACTCGCCTCATGGACTCGCGAGGACGCCGCGGTCCCCGAGCCGACGGGCTCGACTTCTCGAGAAGCTCACTGA
- a CDS encoding phenylalanine 4-monooxygenase, with protein MKLKNLFIQQDPDSYTPENHEVWQALCRRQEAALCGKACSQFYRGLDQIKLDFQRLPRLSDINDRIAPITGWRAAAVPGYLDARYFFQCLRDRNYPTTIGIRSADSMDYVEEPDIFHDVFGHVALMADPAYGRLMQHFGDIHDAITTDQDLTEMTRLFWFTIEFGLIREGGETRLLGSGLLSSPGEAAHCLSDKVERRPFRLAEVIAQPFRIDVFQDVLFIAESLEQLLEAGRVLIYQINERNAIRWPKGK; from the coding sequence ATGAAACTCAAGAACCTGTTCATTCAGCAAGACCCTGATTCATACACCCCCGAGAATCACGAAGTGTGGCAGGCGCTTTGTCGCCGGCAGGAGGCGGCTCTGTGCGGCAAGGCCTGCTCACAGTTCTACCGGGGACTCGACCAGATCAAGCTGGACTTCCAACGCCTCCCGCGACTGTCGGACATCAACGACCGCATCGCCCCGATAACCGGCTGGAGGGCCGCGGCTGTGCCCGGCTACCTCGATGCTCGCTATTTTTTCCAATGTCTTCGGGATCGAAATTACCCGACGACCATCGGCATCCGCAGCGCCGATTCCATGGACTACGTCGAGGAACCGGACATCTTCCACGATGTCTTCGGTCACGTGGCCCTCATGGCCGACCCGGCATACGGTCGCCTCATGCAGCACTTCGGCGATATTCACGACGCCATCACCACCGATCAGGATCTGACCGAGATGACCCGGCTTTTCTGGTTCACGATTGAGTTTGGACTCATCCGCGAGGGCGGCGAGACCCGGCTGCTCGGGTCGGGCTTGCTCTCATCACCCGGCGAGGCGGCGCACTGCCTTTCCGACAAGGTCGAGCGAAGGCCGTTTCGACTTGCCGAAGTGATCGCCCAGCCGTTTAGGATCGACGTGTTCCAGGATGTACTCTTCATCGCGGAGTCGCTGGAACAACTCCTTGAGGCAGGGCGCGTGCTGATCTACCAGATCAATGAACGCAACGCGATTCGCTGGCCGAAGGGGAAGTAG
- a CDS encoding polysaccharide deacetylase family protein, translated as MRSLLLVIALTLLLALLAPAHQSAGLEARVTSMALPGRSQEPAVLATMYHRFVSSEEYGGLSGDERIYSIGTDQFEAQLAELRHCGIRSLSLAEVLDHATGRMPVTVASVFLTIDDGNRSVLTLAQPLLMKYGMRATLFITTDASACVFDPDRPDQARLSREEIQRLDPMVFDVGAHGTTHRPLRELTDSELMGELTTSRGKLERWLGRPVRSMAVPGNWYDERVLQFARSAGYEAVFTSDKGLIVEGSDMYRLPRFTVQGYKKLEGFRRLIARAMNVSLPGNDQLSSSSQ; from the coding sequence TTGCGTAGCCTGCTTCTTGTCATTGCCCTGACGCTCCTGCTCGCACTACTTGCCCCCGCCCATCAGAGCGCTGGGCTTGAGGCACGCGTGACCTCCATGGCGTTGCCGGGACGATCCCAGGAGCCCGCAGTGCTGGCCACGATGTACCACCGTTTCGTGTCATCGGAAGAATACGGCGGGCTTTCAGGCGACGAGCGCATCTACTCCATCGGTACGGACCAATTCGAGGCGCAGCTTGCAGAACTTCGTCACTGCGGGATTCGCAGCTTGTCGCTAGCGGAGGTTCTCGATCACGCGACAGGCCGTATGCCCGTGACCGTTGCCTCGGTATTCTTAACGATTGATGACGGGAACCGAAGCGTATTGACGCTCGCCCAGCCGCTCCTGATGAAATACGGCATGAGGGCGACGCTGTTTATCACGACAGACGCGTCGGCATGTGTATTCGATCCGGACCGGCCGGATCAGGCCCGGTTGTCGCGCGAGGAAATCCAGCGGCTTGATCCGATGGTGTTTGATGTCGGCGCGCACGGCACCACACATCGCCCCTTGAGAGAGCTGACTGATTCAGAACTCATGGGGGAGTTAACGACTTCCCGGGGTAAGCTGGAGCGATGGCTCGGCAGGCCGGTTCGCAGCATGGCGGTTCCCGGAAACTGGTATGACGAACGGGTGCTGCAATTCGCCCGCAGTGCCGGGTACGAGGCTGTCTTTACGTCTGACAAGGGCCTGATTGTTGAAGGAAGTGATATGTATCGCCTTCCGAGGTTCACGGTCCAGGGGTACAAGAAACTGGAGGGGTTTCGGCGGTTGATCGCCCGAGCGATGAATGTCTCGTTGCCTGGAAACGACCAGTTATCCTCATCTTCTCAATGA
- a CDS encoding YkgJ family cysteine cluster protein, whose amino-acid sequence MNLPVILPKIKTQQWGCHGCTNCCRELVVHLTPRDRREIDRQEWGDKIAGPAYVKLGGEYVLNHAPHGACVFLDEAGKCRIHAAHGSEAKPLACQLYPFSLHRAGTAIRASLRFDCPSAGRNQGDKISTHGREVKRLARELDEAAPLMFAGSPPATLLNKDRTLSSAEEDALLERLDEWLRDTNVPFARRLVGLASITETLATAKLGGFDEDRFVELMSLLFDDLPAAVDEIHSGPLPPPTARQIRLLRMTIFAHCEFLRFEQARQGFFASIRYRWGQLGRARRFASGDGKIPGLWEKCRKVQHADISPLSKLPLQKDADELLTRYLRARLAGRTAFGAGYYGLSFIDGMRALLLAICGAGWLASYATFQREKKVRDVEDFVRAVAVVDRNAGRSPELGARTAILRGRYLSADQGIIRLILANFP is encoded by the coding sequence ATGAACCTGCCCGTCATCCTTCCCAAGATTAAGACGCAGCAGTGGGGCTGCCATGGCTGCACGAATTGCTGCCGCGAGTTGGTCGTACATCTGACGCCGCGCGACCGGCGCGAGATTGACCGACAGGAATGGGGCGACAAGATTGCCGGTCCGGCCTATGTCAAACTGGGCGGCGAATACGTCCTGAATCATGCGCCCCACGGGGCCTGCGTCTTTCTCGATGAGGCCGGGAAGTGCCGCATTCACGCGGCCCATGGCTCGGAGGCCAAGCCCCTGGCCTGTCAGCTCTATCCCTTTTCGCTCCATCGCGCGGGAACGGCAATTCGGGCCAGTCTTCGATTTGACTGCCCATCAGCCGGACGGAATCAGGGCGACAAGATTTCCACGCATGGTCGAGAAGTGAAGCGCCTGGCGAGGGAGCTCGACGAAGCTGCACCGCTCATGTTCGCCGGTAGCCCCCCCGCTACGCTACTGAACAAAGATCGAACCCTCAGTTCAGCGGAGGAAGACGCCCTGTTGGAACGGCTCGACGAGTGGCTTCGAGATACCAACGTCCCGTTCGCCCGTCGACTGGTCGGTTTGGCGTCGATCACCGAGACGCTCGCCACTGCGAAGCTGGGCGGGTTCGACGAGGACCGGTTTGTCGAGTTGATGTCGCTCCTTTTCGACGACTTGCCGGCGGCTGTCGACGAGATCCACTCCGGTCCGCTGCCGCCCCCCACCGCAAGACAAATACGACTCCTGCGGATGACGATCTTCGCTCATTGCGAATTCCTTCGATTTGAACAGGCACGCCAGGGATTCTTCGCGAGCATTCGATATCGCTGGGGACAATTGGGTCGTGCGCGGAGATTCGCTTCCGGCGACGGCAAGATTCCCGGGCTCTGGGAGAAGTGCCGGAAAGTGCAACACGCCGACATTTCACCCTTGTCGAAGCTGCCGCTCCAGAAAGACGCTGACGAGCTGTTGACGCGGTATCTTCGCGCTCGGTTGGCGGGGCGTACGGCGTTCGGCGCGGGCTATTACGGTTTGAGTTTCATCGACGGGATGCGTGCCCTATTGCTGGCGATTTGCGGCGCTGGTTGGCTTGCGTCCTACGCGACCTTTCAGCGGGAGAAAAAAGTTCGCGACGTCGAGGATTTCGTGCGCGCTGTTGCCGTGGTAGACCGGAATGCGGGGCGCTCGCCGGAGTTGGGAGCACGGACGGCGATTCTACGCGGCCGATACCTATCGGCGGATCAGGGAATCATCCGACTCATTCTGGCCAACTTCCCATAG
- a CDS encoding OmpA family protein, translated as MALKKKESPQGAPEWVVTYGDMMTLLLCFFILLAAFANFDKQDKMFMTAIESIREALGAPGQTGWFPDDEVDFKSLLVRLQSLIPPDKPKNEGFSDEPGIDGKYSRVKAVRDGVEVVVGGPIAFGAFSAKIEPEADAILTKIAPELIGKSNKIEIRGHATNEPLPLDSGFKDPLDLGYARARAVRNRLVEAGVDPRAFRLSTAGAYEPVVSQTFDDMRRSANRRVEIIITQALRADYAPTQPSPDTIARDADRAASSPKSK; from the coding sequence ATGGCACTGAAGAAAAAAGAATCGCCTCAGGGCGCGCCGGAATGGGTCGTCACATATGGCGACATGATGACGCTCCTGCTCTGCTTTTTCATTCTGCTCGCGGCGTTCGCCAACTTTGACAAGCAGGACAAGATGTTCATGACCGCGATCGAGTCGATCCGCGAGGCCCTCGGCGCACCCGGTCAGACGGGCTGGTTCCCGGATGATGAGGTCGATTTCAAGTCACTCCTGGTACGACTTCAGAGTCTGATTCCGCCTGACAAACCCAAGAACGAGGGATTCAGCGACGAGCCTGGAATAGATGGAAAGTATTCGAGGGTGAAGGCGGTTCGAGATGGCGTCGAGGTCGTCGTCGGAGGCCCCATCGCCTTCGGCGCCTTCAGTGCCAAAATTGAGCCGGAGGCCGACGCCATCCTGACCAAAATCGCCCCCGAGCTGATCGGAAAGAGTAATAAAATCGAGATTCGCGGCCACGCCACCAACGAACCGCTTCCGTTGGATTCCGGCTTCAAGGATCCGCTAGACCTCGGATACGCCAGGGCACGGGCCGTGAGAAATCGCCTCGTCGAGGCAGGCGTAGATCCACGCGCCTTTCGCCTATCAACCGCCGGAGCCTATGAGCCGGTCGTCAGTCAGACCTTTGACGACATGCGCCGATCCGCCAACCGCCGCGTCGAAATCATCATCACTCAGGCGCTTCGCGCCGATTACGCCCCGACCCAGCCGAGCCCCGATACGATCGCCCGTGATGCAGATCGGGCTGCTTCGTCACCCAAGTCGAAGTAA
- a CDS encoding MotA/TolQ/ExbB proton channel family protein, whose protein sequence is MDLATLIGFIASLGLFGWSLVSGTGGNVAGFWDTPSVVLVIGGGISTTLLSVRLERFLACIHILKNAFFMKLEQSEVLIKTLVGLAETARREGILALQSQVEQIKDPFVANGLQMIVDGTDAATVQTLLQFEMDAIDMRHGEGKQVIDLLGKYGPAYGMIGTLIGLVIMLQNMDDPKAIGPGMAVAILTTLYGAIFANMLCLPMADKLNLRHSHEMMSLTIAQAGILGIQAGDNPRVLEMKLAAFLEPKQRARMNAAKAS, encoded by the coding sequence TTGGACCTTGCAACACTTATTGGCTTCATTGCGAGCCTGGGGCTCTTCGGATGGTCGCTGGTCAGCGGCACCGGCGGAAATGTCGCAGGCTTTTGGGACACGCCCTCGGTCGTCCTCGTCATCGGTGGAGGCATCAGCACCACGCTGCTTTCCGTAAGATTGGAACGCTTCCTGGCGTGCATTCACATTCTCAAGAACGCCTTCTTCATGAAGCTTGAGCAGTCCGAGGTCCTCATCAAGACGCTCGTCGGTCTCGCTGAGACTGCCCGTCGCGAAGGCATCCTCGCGCTGCAATCGCAAGTCGAGCAGATCAAGGATCCCTTCGTGGCAAATGGGCTTCAGATGATCGTCGACGGCACCGACGCCGCAACCGTCCAGACGCTGTTGCAATTCGAGATGGACGCCATCGACATGCGCCATGGCGAGGGCAAGCAGGTGATCGACCTGCTCGGCAAGTACGGCCCGGCCTACGGCATGATCGGTACCCTCATCGGACTGGTCATCATGCTTCAGAACATGGACGACCCCAAGGCCATCGGTCCCGGTATGGCCGTCGCCATTTTGACGACTCTCTACGGCGCCATCTTCGCCAACATGCTGTGTCTGCCCATGGCCGACAAGCTCAATCTTCGCCACTCGCACGAAATGATGTCGCTGACCATTGCGCAGGCCGGCATCCTCGGCATTCAGGCGGGCGACAACCCGCGCGTGCTGGAAATGAAGCTGGCCGCATTCCTCGAACCGAAGCAGCGAGCTCGCATGAACGCCGCCAAGGCGTCGTAG
- a CDS encoding Mov34/MPN/PAD-1 family protein, translated as MTLLQDESLRREVFRHAVEAYPRECCGMIHDSGEPRKCENAIDRLHARDPESFPRTSADGYAFDFGDLRFLVESLASADPVRIIYHSHPDGDTAFSAADREAAMPDGIAIYPQLAHLVVAVSHEGVREAKLYAYLDDDYREVFQWPAVGVSP; from the coding sequence TTGACACTCCTGCAGGATGAATCACTTCGGCGGGAAGTCTTCAGGCACGCGGTGGAGGCATATCCGCGAGAATGCTGTGGAATGATCCACGACTCGGGCGAACCGCGAAAATGCGAGAATGCCATCGACCGGTTACATGCAAGGGATCCCGAATCATTTCCGAGGACCTCGGCCGACGGATATGCCTTCGACTTCGGCGACCTTCGTTTTCTCGTCGAGTCGTTGGCCTCGGCCGATCCTGTGCGGATTATCTATCACTCACATCCCGACGGTGACACGGCCTTCAGCGCGGCGGACCGGGAAGCGGCGATGCCCGACGGCATCGCGATTTATCCCCAACTGGCGCATTTGGTAGTTGCGGTAAGTCACGAAGGCGTGCGCGAAGCGAAGCTCTACGCCTACCTGGACGACGACTATCGCGAAGTGTTTCAGTGGCCCGCCGTTGGCGTCAGCCCTTGA
- a CDS encoding pyridoxal-phosphate dependent enzyme, protein MPANQAVLKNSIARCRERGVIIPTFAQMRDPAKIQQKIKDRLKGVGLWDVDPINLFRITWKNEPVEKGGLYNDGNWIEFPASLTGVPARMVGIVGKWFPTGAHKVGAAFGCIAPRLVSGEFDITAQKAVWPSTGNYCRGGAFDCALLGCHAVGILPEEMSRERFDWLHKIGAEVIATPGCESNVKEIYDKCWEIKRTRPDCVIFNQFEEFGNACWHYHVTGGIIEEVFRRIAGPRDRLSGFISSTGSAGTIAAGDFLRTISPSIRVVATEALQCPTLLQCGFGGHRIEGIGDKHIPWIHNVRNTDVIAAIDDEACIELMRLFNEPAGRQLLSKEGVPTQVIKSLPLVGISGICNMLAAIKAAKMFEMDARDVIFVPLTDSMELYGSRMEEYRQQRGAYTEMHAARHYERYLRGAAVEHIRELSYFDRKALHNFKYFTWVEQQQRSVEDLRRLWDPDFWTETFDQVHEWDKQIEQFNHETGLLKG, encoded by the coding sequence ATGCCAGCCAACCAAGCCGTCCTTAAGAATTCCATCGCCCGCTGTCGCGAACGCGGTGTCATCATTCCCACCTTCGCCCAGATGCGCGATCCCGCAAAGATTCAACAGAAGATCAAAGATCGCCTCAAGGGCGTCGGCCTCTGGGACGTGGACCCGATCAATCTCTTCCGCATTACCTGGAAGAACGAGCCGGTCGAAAAGGGCGGCCTCTACAACGATGGCAACTGGATCGAGTTTCCCGCCAGCCTCACCGGCGTTCCCGCGCGCATGGTCGGCATCGTCGGCAAGTGGTTTCCGACGGGTGCCCACAAGGTCGGGGCGGCCTTCGGCTGCATCGCGCCGCGACTGGTGTCCGGCGAATTCGACATCACGGCGCAGAAGGCCGTCTGGCCGTCCACCGGCAACTATTGTCGCGGCGGAGCCTTCGACTGCGCCCTGCTTGGCTGCCACGCTGTCGGCATCCTTCCGGAGGAGATGAGCCGCGAGCGCTTCGACTGGCTGCACAAGATCGGCGCAGAGGTCATCGCCACGCCCGGCTGCGAGTCAAACGTCAAGGAAATCTACGACAAGTGCTGGGAGATAAAGCGCACCCGGCCGGACTGCGTCATCTTCAACCAGTTCGAGGAGTTCGGAAACGCCTGCTGGCACTATCACGTCACCGGCGGCATCATCGAAGAAGTCTTTCGGCGCATCGCCGGACCACGCGACCGCCTGTCAGGTTTCATCTCCTCGACCGGCTCGGCGGGAACGATCGCGGCGGGGGACTTCCTCCGCACGATTTCGCCAAGCATCCGCGTCGTCGCCACCGAGGCGTTGCAGTGTCCGACTCTGCTGCAATGCGGCTTCGGCGGCCACCGCATCGAAGGCATCGGCGACAAGCACATTCCGTGGATTCACAACGTGCGCAATACAGACGTCATCGCCGCGATCGATGACGAGGCCTGCATTGAGCTTATGCGACTCTTTAACGAGCCTGCGGGCCGGCAGTTGCTCAGCAAGGAGGGCGTTCCCACACAAGTCATCAAATCGTTGCCGCTGGTCGGCATTTCCGGCATCTGCAACATGCTCGCGGCGATCAAGGCGGCGAAGATGTTCGAGATGGATGCGCGGGACGTCATCTTCGTTCCCCTGACGGACTCGATGGAGCTTTACGGCAGCCGAATGGAGGAATACCGGCAGCAGCGCGGCGCATATACCGAAATGCACGCTGCCCGGCACTACGAGCGATACCTGCGGGGCGCGGCGGTGGAGCACATCCGAGAACTGAGTTACTTCGACCGCAAGGCCCTGCACAACTTCAAATACTTCACCTGGGTGGAGCAGCAGCAGCGGAGCGTCGAAGACCTGCGTCGCTTGTGGGATCCCGACTTCTGGACCGAGACGTTCGACCAAGTTCACGAGTGGGATAAGCAAATCGAGCAGTTCAACCACGAAACCGGCTTGCTCAAGGGCTGA